The segment AACACTTATTGATGATGATAACCCTCCTGTCTCTTTTGTAACATTTTCTCCAAATGGCAAATATATTCTAATTGCAACCTTGGACAATACTCTTAAACTGTGGGATTATAGCAGAGGCAGATGCCTGAAAACGTACACTGGCCATAAGAATGAGAAATACTGCATATTTGCCAACTTTTCAGTTACTGGTGGAAAGTGGATTGTATCTGGTTCAGAAGATAATCTGGTTTACATCTGGAATCTTCAGACTAAAGAGATTGTACAGAAATTACAAGGTCATACAGATGTTGTAATCTCAGCAGCTTGTCACCCTACAGAAAATATCATTGCATCAGCAGCATTAGGAAATGACAAAACAATTAAACTGTGGATGAGTAACTACTAAACCCTTTAGAAATCAAGTAGTAGAGccaagctggaaaaaaaaagttatttaaaaagatggTTTCCCCTTAATTTTGGcatagttttgtatttctttttaacattgtcTTACAAGATTTCAGACCTATAATCTAAATTTGTAAAGCAAGACGACTGGAAAAACAAGTCTAGAACCTAGGGCTTCTGACTTTTAATCTGTTATTAATCTCTTATGTCTCTTCCTGAACAGATTCCCATTCTGTTCCTCCCAGTGAGTATTTTAGAGAATCAGTGTacttgagaaatatttagaagtaaGGTTCACAAGATAGGATGACTATTAAGTGAGGAGAGCAAGGGAGTTTGGAATAACTCCAGTGTTTCTGATTTGGCAGGTCAGATAGATGAATAAGAGCATAAGCCTGGGATAGTGGTGGATTGGAGATGTATGATGGATGCTACTCACACACTTTAAGTGATAGCCTATGTGATGGGGCGTGAAATGGTTCCATGGAATCGAGTCTATAAATTGGGAAAAATAAGTCATGGTTAGGTTTGCTCTGAGAGtaagaattttaagtttttatcaagataaaaactaaaaataaaccaaaacattaTGTCATTTTACTGAAGAACCTCTCACTACTTTATGTGCCCTCGTGTTTATCAAGCAAGCTAAATGTCTGAATGAGGTGAGGCTATATTCTCTTACACTATGTGTCTGACCTAACTCCTACCTGTGCTTCAAACATGGTTCAGAAATCACCACTTTGTGGACCATCACTGCCTGCCTGACTCCAATCACAGCTGACAGCTGAGTTAGGTTTTCTTGTTCCTTCCTATAGCTTCTGTTATAAAGTTCAGAATATATCTTTTACCAATTTGTATTGTAATGGTTTCACAGGCCATGTTTCCAGTAAATTATGAACTCTGTCaagtatgtttttattcatttttgtattctcaGTATTTATAAGGGACTAATGATGAATGACAATGTATtataccaccatcaccaccactaccacttTATTCACTCCTTGCCTGCTTTCAACACATTTTTGGAATTAAGTCCCCATACTATTACTTTTGTTGATTAAAAGTATCTGACCATAGGCTAACATATTAACTTTAGTCAGACAGGGCTTTTAGGAAACATAAAGTGGAAAATGGTTTCTTCCCACTTTCCCTACAGAGACATGATAAACAAGGGGGGAAAATCTagaaattaagcaaaaaataatacaataattgaaAGTAAGAGGACAAAgcagtcttaattttttttttgtattctttagtaTCTTGTAGTAGTGCCCATTAAATCTGATTTGCCTGACAAATTCTGAGGAATGTAAGGTATTAGAGTTATTAGTAGAGTATGACTGCCAAGAAGGTATTGTGTGAGGGTACTTGGAGAATGGGGATTAGTTAAGGACAAGTCTGAAATTCTTGgcaagaaatttatatttaaccCATAAAGAAGTATTCAAAGTTACTGAATAGCAGaatgacagaaaatgaaaaatgatcatGTGAATACTTGCTGCATGGTAACATTCGTGAATTTTGGTTTAAtgaaacttttattatagtaaatCTCCAAGgtaacactttaaaatattactttagaagttaaaaatgatattgttctatgaagaaaaatacttatttttaaaataagtagatTAAAATCAACTTGGTATCTAAAACATTAAGgtcaaattattctaaaataaagtaGATCAACAGACATCATCAGATCATGAAATTATATTTGGTGCATTACATTTTACttagtattttattaaatcaAGTTCCAATACAGCTGCATATATTACTTTCTGTTACAATCCTCTAGAGACAACTAGCAGGTTGGGATGGCTGTGAGGACTTGTCATTCATGTCATCCATTAATACTATGAAACGTGAGAATATATGAAATACCAGCATCCatacctaaatatgagacagctGGCATCGTAAAGTGTAAATGAAATACATCCTGGATGCACATGCTTATCTTTCAACACTAATAAATAAGAATATGCATTTGATAGATTTTCGTAATTGAGAAATTTAGtgtaaaggcaaaaggaaaaggaCCAATTGTGAACTCTAAGCCATGCAGCAGAAGAGGTGACTGCTGGCCCCAAAGCAACTTTATGGTGCTGGGATTTCAGAGTCCTCAGAAACTCATGACCAGACCATTCTCATCACCTTCCCAGGACCTTTTCCAAGACTTCTCTCCTACAAGCCTCTGTCAACATGCCTGAAGATGGCAGAGTGTGATCTAGCTCCTTCCCAGGGCTGTCAGAAGCACCATGATATTTGGGGAGGTTAGCTCTCCAAGATGCCCCTGGGCAGTATACTGAGCTGGCTTTCCTTATCCCTCTAGAAATGAGTACATGTGAGCGAGAAATACAGAACTAGAAGCCATTTTGGCTTCTGTAGAGAAATCACTTTCGTaatgaaaaaaagtaagataTGGCATCTctctaaagaagagttaatattaaagtttaaataacttgcccgaTTTTTCTCCAAAAAGGTGAAAGGCTGCATTTAACCTGGATCAAAGCCACAAAAATATAGACAGgtcatttttttaaggaaatttatttgTACCACTACAGCAGAAATTTATGTCTGTGTAAACCATACTTTCATGAAACAGATCCTCATACCATATTCTTCTTAATAACAGGCTAATTGCTGCAACATTATTCCTGCATTTTCAAAAGCCAGCCAACATGGATACCTCTGCTACTCTGTTTTGGCCTTCATAGCTGCTTCCTCTCTCAGGCGAGCTTTCTTTTCTAAGTTCAGGCTTGTTAAAGACTCATTTCTTCTGACAGCCTAAAGTGAAACAGATTTGAACAAGTGATTATTTGTGTGGGTTTGGGGAGGATGTCATTACCCTGCACTCATGTCAATAGATTAACTGTGGCAGGGCATGCCCACAATGGTCTGCTGTGTGCACACTGGGCACAGACACATCCTCCCCATGCCTTCTGCTTCCTCTAACGCTTCACAGTACAGTAGCCCATCCAGTCAAGCATGAGAGAAATGCTGCACCTCtaccttctctgtctttctggcATGTTTCTGTAAATCTAGCTTCTTCCCTTATAATTAATTcccttatctttttctcttttttctctctttagtaTTAATacctttttgtttccatttctatcctttctttcctttcacttttttgttGCTACCATTTCTCCTATCCTAActcatttgtgtattttcataCCCTTCAAACTCCTTACTCCTcttttaccaaaaatatttagCTTTGGAGATCCCAGACTTTACTAAATACTATGACTGATGACTCTCACCAGTATCTATCCCACTACTCCAACCTGTGGGAGTAAAcagcagtgggggagaggcagccaTTCTCTTCCCTTGTTTCCTTCCACGTGACCTATTACATGCCTGTGAAGCTTACATAAGCTGACCAGTTTCAGAAGTTTTATACCAAATAAGTGAAACTAGCACCCTATACATAAGGTGGAATTTTCCTCTGTGTAATTTCACATGTAAAGAATTAGGTATGGGAAGGGGTAGGAGAATGGGAATGGTACCTTGATGGTAAGGACAGAACATACAATGGCTAACTTCTCTCTTCTATATAGCATTAAGTCTAAAAGTTCTCCATTCTACAGTAGCATTTACCAACTTTTAAGAAGTGGATAGTTCCAtgtgaaacaaatgaaatggctTTCTGGTacataaaggagagaaaagaaactcTTAAAGTACATGGCGTATACCCTAGGATGACACTAGAGGAAATCCCAGGGGATAACTTGTTTCTAGAGTATTTAGACTCAGCTTACTATAATCAAGTATACAAAACCAATACAGACTTCTTAAAATTCCAGAAGCCCCTACGTCCTGTCCACATGCTTCTGCAGGTTTCAATCTGAGAACTAAGCATGAGAAGTCAAAcaggaagtcagaagaaaaaCTGAGGTGGGGCAGGAACAGAGATGTCTTGGAAAGAACTTCACCTAGTCCTGCACACTTGTCCCTCATGCTCCCATAAGGTCAGCCTAAATAGCCAGTATTTTCCATTCCAAGAGTCTGAAGAGAGCCagatgttcatttccttttactCTGCACTCACTGGGGATAAGGAAGTCAGTTATCACTGGGTTGGCAGAAGaacctttttaatattttataatagatATAAGACATCTCTTTCCACATGGAAGTTGTGATATATAAAATTAGACATAGTATTAAAATAAGGGTTTGACCAGTCCTGctgcatataaaaaaaaaacatattttaatcacAAGATAGTACTATGAGTTTGGGAACTTGAAAAGTTGGCTCTACATTTTTATcctgccacttattagctatgtgactttgggaaagtgaTTTAATAGCTCTGAGCTTCAGGTTTCTCTTTTATAAAGTATGGATACTAAGAGAACCACTGCTTAGGTTCTCAGGGCATTGTGGTGATTCAGTGAGTTTAATAGTACCTGTGACATAATGAGAACTCAATAATTGGGAGCAATTTTACTATCAACCTCAATTAGACAGGTCTAGATTCAAACTGTGCTCTGCCATTCAGGAGATGGGCAAGTGAGCAAAGCTTTCTAAGCCgcgtttcctcatctataaataagGTGCTAATAATAGTATCTATTCCGATGTTCTGAggttcaaatgaaagaacagccAAGTGCTTAGAAGACAGTGAATACTCAATTAATGATAGCTATTAATAATGATGTACGTTAAAACAGAGATTTCTGGACTTGAATACCTTTCTACTTGTTTAGGAGCTATGGTCCTTACACATATGGCCCAGTGTGGCTGAGCTTCAAGTAAAGAATGGTGACAAGAACGCTCACCAGGGTTAAGGCAGTTAGAGTATGGATAAATAAGCCCATGTACTGGGAGTGCGTTATAGATATGTAGGTGTCATCATTAGACACAACAGTGTCATTTTGCTTGTTTCACAATTTTTTATGACATCTGTGATAaccatttttttgtttacttcatGCAAAAATAATTCAGTCCTTCACTTTGCCAAAGTTAGGGTTTGCTATTTATCCCCAGACAGGATATCCCAGGTTTGTCCCTACTgtgtcttattttgtttcttatcatTTCTCGTGTAGAAAGTAACCAACTCTTCGCAGAGACTAAATATGAGGGTCAACCCCTGATTTCCTCTAGATCCTTTgtagaaaacagagacagagaggaagtcCACTCTCACCTTCTTGCCCTCAACAACCATCAAGATACATCCGGCCACTGTCAGGGCAATCATTACATAGCTGATCTTCACCCGGATCTTGTTCTTTGCAGCATCAAGCATCTCAAACCTAGTAAtacaatgagatcatgacagacagttaacatttctctttctgaagTTTCCAGTAGGAAATAAGCTCTATGTCTGACAAGTCAAAAGTGGAGTGGTacccataaatataaaaaagatgtgagaCCTGGAAATCTTGTAGGATttgggggaggatggggagttTTCATAactcattttaaatttacatataaaatccaACAAGATAAcacaaagttaaagaaaaaaagtgtgaagacagaaagtggatccaggaacaaaggaggaaaaaaagagggcaAAATGTATTAACCTATGCTTGCTATGCTCGTCTCCAATTTTGGCTTTCAAGTTTCACATTAGCAGCCAATGCTAAAAGTGAAACCAGAAGATATTTCTCCCTGGGGTTCTTAAGAAGATGCTATGTGATATAATGATTGTCTGAACAACATCCTGACAACAAATACTGCAATGAGCTTCATGAGTTTCATATGTTTCAACATGAATCACAATTCAGACAGAAAACAAACGTGGGAGAGAGTTAAACAATGCGCTCTTTATACCCAAGTTTTTGCTTTCTGCCTTGAACCAGGAACAGATTTAATACTCTAAATCTAATACTTCTAATACTTAGATTTAGAACCAGGAATAGATTCTAGACAATATGTGCAACAGAGAAAGATCCTTTAAGCAATGCTTCCTTAATGTTTACCTTTTAACTAATGTTTTGCTAAACTCGCATGACAGTGAACTTGAGACTGCGCTCTTTGGCAATTACGTCTTTGAACCTGTCCACTGAATACAGACCCATGTGCCTTAACAGAACACTGAGGGTTGGATTATCATTGTGTGAAAACTAAGACGCCTAACAAGGAAGAGTCTAAAGAGAAGGCCATTCCACCTTTGTGATTCTGTACGGAGGCAGTGAGTTGCAGTTCTATTACATGAGCCTGGTAGATACTCAGGGCAGTGTATGAAGAGTCCAAATGGGCCCCAGAGAGAGCAATGGCCTACTCAGTTGGGATGTAGATAGGAAGTGATTATCTCCAGATGATGGGATGGGAGTgctaacttccttccttcctctctttttccccccagatTTTTAATACACATTACTTTTgaaatcaggaggaaaaaaatactttagaaatgCTTGGAAGGAGGCACAGCGTCCAGGCATTGCAGGAGGCAGAACCCTGAAAGCATACACACTGTGATATAAGAGCTGGGACCCAGTGAGGTGGCAgtgtgaagggagttctctaGGCACTGAAACTGGGCCTGCAGGGCAGTGGGAGGAACCAGGGACAACTGCTAAGGACAGTGAATTGCTCTGTTAAGAGCATCTGAGAGCTCACCAACCACAAACCAACTACCCATGCTGACAATATTTTATGTGAATTGGCATGGATATGCCAATCTAAAGTGCTGCGATACTcatgaaaagaaacatattttacttttcattacaAGAATTTTTCATTcaagatattttacattaaaagagtaaaatgcatttaaataagGCCATGAGGTTGCCCTCCATCCCACAGAAGCAATCAGAGTGGGCAGTGCCTGTTCAGAACTACCAGCACAAGGATGAACCCTTGCTCAGGCCCAGAGAAGAGCATTCTATGGTGACTCACTAGGTAGTACTTCGGGCTTAAGGGGGATCTTGGAACCACTGGCAAGGCAGACTGAAGGTGTTCCATGGCAAAGTCTACACAGCACCTATTAGGGCCATGGGTATACACCAGCTTGTTTTCTGCTGGAATATTCAGGAAGAAATTAAGACACAGGCAGGAACTTAACATCATTCTTATTTCCAACTTGCTCTTATTTCCCAGGAGAGTACACTGTCATCTTAGCTAAGAAGGACCAGGGCTTTCCTGCTGAAGTAATTTTAGTGAAAATAATGTACTATTTAATTtgacagacagaagtagaacgGCTCTGTTAAAGCCATTGTAAACAAAAAGCAAGTAAGACTTCTCTTCCTGGGAAAAGATACCCTGAATGaactcagatattttaaaatcatgccTTGGAACCCGAAACCAGAAGTTCCAGGAATAGTTTCTTGCTAGAAGGGAACATCTAAGAGCTTTTTTCCCAACTCCCTATCAGTAAAGATGATGATGCCCCACAGGGGAGATGGCATCTACTTCTCACAATCTCTCTTGGCTGAGATGCAAACCAATCAGGGTCTTTAACATCAGGAGGctggagcagtggttctcaaccagggtttcgttttgttttgttttgtccccccaggggacatttggcaatgtctggagacatttttcatTGTTACAACTAAGTGCCACTGGCATCTGGAGGATGACCAagcaaggatgctgctaaacatcctatcATGTACACAACAGCCTTCGACAACAAAggattatctggcccaaaatgtcgaTAGCATGGGGATTGAGAAACCCTGAGTCAGAGGAATCTATACTGATCTCCAGACTCTGAAAAAGTCCCAAGATCTCAGCCACAGCTGGGTTTAAGAAAGTTGGTGATAGGAAGCACGCTTTCCGGGATCCCAGAAAGAGAATATGTTGCTCTTAAATACTGTTATGCCTTTGGTTGAATACTTGGGTGGATTTTATAGAATATAATTATTGTCAGTGATACCTGATATACCTAGATTAAAAACAAGCTAAAAACAGTGAACATCACTGCTTAGTCAGATTTCTGTAGCTAGGAGAGGAAATCAATCAGTTGACTTTTGAGTACTTGACAGCTCTCCACTAGGTGCAACATAACATATCAATGAGAAGGCATGGATTTTCCAGCACTGTTTTTATTGCAGGTACTTGCCAAAGAGGAAACATTTAGAGAAGTTAAGACTGTTCTAGGATTTGGCTGAAAGGTTTTCAATAGGGACTCAAAGGAactgtttttcctttgaaatggaTCAGTGAGAAATAAAAGCTGCTTACAACCCCTAAGTTCAGCACTCACGAGACAGTCTCTGGGATTTCATCTTCCTTTTTGAAGCGACCTGACCATATCAGGATCTTCCTCTCCCAATGTGTAGGTTTGTGTAATGGCACTCTGTGGCTGTAAGTGTCtatgaaaaaaacaagacaagacaTCTTACTTATTTGAGGTTATGACTCTCAAATTTAGCAATTAAAAAGTGCTATTCGTGCTTTTTAGCTATCCACTAAACAGAACCATTGAGAAACCTCAAGCGAATTAGAGCTTTGTTTGAATGGAATTTCTTAGGATGCCGCATTTGTCAAATGAGATTCAAAAATCTGTGAAGGCTGaggtaaaataaaagcattatttcCTAGCCATTGAAAGTTGAAAGAACACCATAAGCAAGTATATAAAGATAAAGATGAACTGAGAAGGGAACAATGAGAAGCTTATTTGACTTcagtagaaaaagaacaaggttaTAAGGTAAAATAAGATTATCAAAGATCCTGAATGCCAGGCTAAGCTTTTTAAACCTGATTTGGGAACTTTGAAGCAAGGAAgaagttaatgttttaaaagattaatcTGCATAATagatggaagagagaaaggaaggatagGATAGAGTGGGCACAAGTCCAAACAGGACCTTGTAATACAACAGTGCGGTGATATGGTCCGAACTGGAGTTGGAACGGTGAGAATAGAGACAAAAAAGTCAATCTGAACATGACTGAAAGAATTTGGAGACTGATTAAGACAAGGAATGAATCAAATAGCCTCAAATGTGAATGAGCAAGACAACAATAGTACTGTTAACCAAAATCAGGAGACTGAAAAGAACCAGTTAGGAGAGGAAAAAGCATGGATACCATTTTATATCTATCTATTGGGTCTAAATTTACAACATCTGAATAGGTTTCATGAATCAAGTCAAAAGCAGAGATAATCATCAGTGCAAAGGGAGAGCCAGTGAAGATGATTAAGACCCAAGAGACTGTCCAGGAGAAAGAGGCAGCAGACGAAAATGAAGTGGCCAAGGAGGCGGATGAACAAGAAAGGCACACAACCACAGACTGTAAAAGaaagtctttcaaaaaaataaataaataaaataaaaggagaagtcATTGAAGATAGGGAGCAGAAAAAGTTAGGGAATCACAAAATGTTAGGGTTAGAAGGGACCTTCAGAGATAATCTCATTTAACTTCCACGTGCTGCCTACATCTCTCACAGACCATCTCCTTGACTGTTACCTACTCCTTCATACTCCTTCCCACTGCCACATCGTCGTGCTATGCCTCTCTCACTTAACCAGAAGGCAACAGCAAAGGGAACTGGGAagtcactaggaaaaaaaatccataaagaaccAAAGGTGAGAAAAGAGGTTTAGAAGTATAGAAATGGCATtgctgtagttttattttttaactctccCAGCACTTGGCACAACTCTATAgttgtttttttgctttctttccattttaagtaCATTAAAGATAATTTGGAAAGTATAgatataaaagtagaaaataaaaactatcccTAATTCTCCTGTTGTAGCATAAtcactatatttttactttggtAGTGTTTCCTAAGTCTTAtccctgtgtgtgtatgtgtcatttatatgtatatcatGATGTGCTTAAACACGATATAAAATTTTGTATCCTATTTGTTCATGGACATAATGACAAACATTTTCCATGCCAGTACATGGTATTTACAAGCACCATTTCCAACAGCTGTACAATCTCATCAAGTACATCTAACATACATAATTAATCATTC is part of the Prionailurus viverrinus isolate Anna chromosome C2, UM_Priviv_1.0, whole genome shotgun sequence genome and harbors:
- the FAM162A gene encoding protein FAM162A; amino-acid sequence: MGSLRSLRWAAGSYFRLFERDASSSLRLTRNSDLKRINGFCTKPQESPKAPPYTYSHRVPLHKPTHWERKILIWSGRFKKEDEIPETVSFEMLDAAKNKIRVKISYVMIALTVAGCILMVVEGKKAVRRNESLTSLNLEKKARLREEAAMKAKTE